Proteins co-encoded in one Juglans regia cultivar Chandler chromosome 16, Walnut 2.0, whole genome shotgun sequence genomic window:
- the LOC108986397 gene encoding uncharacterized protein LOC108986397 isoform X1, whose amino-acid sequence MMAAAEARAAWQKTSNRYFVQEDAKRAPKFTCCQSSSSTSKQVNAGPTNTDDGQDHPALGFMPLNRNLSFSNLPHDTRWWLQLHSSYGYQKGLTYEQLSDLEARVDSMRVDTVKSTTKFDEVHPLKGDNIHFDDQDNCDSSLDMKCSLSAICMNKAPEVGEQEVKALCSKNPEKCLELMGMDPFSCPVSKLPNEFCLDPESPWIGGDKPEPWWRITDKDELVSLVLKKSHNHIENCDLPPPQKMYVRTHPYAHLGCLDRDEAIASSFGREARTGGIPNRSHAQGCPGSGKPHGYQGASSEEGCSQYGSDKSFSSYSRNHKDTQVSESDHGKAQLMEALCRSQTRARESETIAKQIYAEKEHIHKLFFRQAAQLFVYKQWFQLLLLETLYIQIEKNEGSVSTLFPMFLPWMPYKGQKQRKSRLRATKGRRVEDRRARHDIAKYAVAFALGLSIVSAGLLVGWTLGWMLPPF is encoded by the exons ATGATGGCAGCAGCAGAAGCAAGAGCTGCATGGCAGAAAACATCTAATCGGTACTTCGTCCAAGAAGATGCCAAAAGGGCTCCCAAGTTCACCTGCTGCCAGTCATCatcttcaacatccaaacaggtTAATGCTGGACCTACCAATACAGACGATGGGCAAGATCACCCTGCCTTGGGTTTTATGCCCCTTAACAGGAACCTTTCATTTTCCAATCTACCCCATGACACAAGATGGTGGCTCCAATTACATTCTAGCTATGGGTACCAAAAGGGTTTAACATATGAACAGTTAAGCGACTTAGAGGCCCGAGTTGATTCCATGAGAGTTGACACTGTGAAATCAACAACAAAGTTTGATGAGGTCCACCCACTAAAAGGAGACAATATTCATTTTGACGATCAGGACAACTGTGATTCTTCTCTTGATATGAAATGTAGTCTTTCTGCCATTTGTATGAATAAAGCTCCTGAAGTCGGAGAGCAAGAGGTAAAGGCTCTGTGTAGCAAGAATCCCGAGAAATGTCTTGAACTTATGGGTATGGATCCTTTTAGTTGTCCAGTTTCCAAACTACCTAACGAGTTTTGTTTAGATCCAGAATCTCCATGGATTGGTGGTGATAAGCCTGAGCCATGGTGGCGAATTACAGATAAAGACGAATTGGTCTCCTTGGTCCTCAAGAAGTCACATAACCATATTGAGAATTGCGATCTTCCCCCACCTCAGAAAATGTATGTTAGGACGCACCCATATGCTCATCTCGGGTGCCTTGACCGTGATGAAGCAATAGCGTCATCTTTTGGTAGGGAGGCCCGAACTGGTGGTATTCCCAATAGGAGTCATGCGCAGGGCTGTCCTGGTTCTGGGAAACCACATGGATACCAGGGGGCTTCTTCCGAAGAAGGGTGTTCACAGTATGGATCTGACAAGTCATTcag CAGTTATAGTAGAAACCACAAGGATACACAAGTTTCTGAAAGTGACCATGGCAAAGCTCAGCTAATGGAAGCACTGTGCCGTTCTCAAACACGTGCAAGGGAATCCGAGACAATAGCAAAGCAGATTTATGCTGAGAAGGAGCACATTCATAAACTCTTTTTCAGACAAGCCGCCCAACTTTTTGTCTATAAGCAGTGGTTCCAACTACTGCTGCTAGAGACCCTTTACATCCAGATTGAGAAGAATGAGGGGTCGGTTTCCACTCTCTTCCCCATGTTCCTTCCATGGATGCCTTACAAAGGTCAGAAACAGCGAAAGAGCAGGCTAAGGGCTACAAAGGGGAGAAGAGTCGAGGATCGGCGAGCAAGGCATGATATCGCAAAGTATGCTGTTGCTTTTGCATTGGGGTTGAGTATTGTCAGTGCTGGCTTGCTCGTGGGTTGGACCCTAGGGTGGATGTTACCTCCTTTCTAG
- the LOC108986397 gene encoding uncharacterized protein LOC108986397 isoform X2, translated as MMAAAEARAAWQKTSNRYFVQEDAKRAPKFTCCQSSSSTSKQVNAGPTNTDDGQDHPALGFMPLNRNLSFSNLPHDTRWWLQLHSSYGYQKGLTYEQLSDLEARVDSMRVDTVKSTTKFDEVHPLKGDNIHFDDQDNCDSSLDMKCSLSAICMNKAPEVGEQEVKALCSKNPEKCLELMGMDPFSCPVSKLPNEFCLDPESPWIGGDKPEPWWRITDKDELVSLVLKKSHNHIENCDLPPPQKMYVRTHPYAHLGCLDRDEAIASSFGREARTGGIPNRSHAQGCPGSGKPHGYQGASSEEGCSQYGSDKSFSYSRNHKDTQVSESDHGKAQLMEALCRSQTRARESETIAKQIYAEKEHIHKLFFRQAAQLFVYKQWFQLLLLETLYIQIEKNEGSVSTLFPMFLPWMPYKGQKQRKSRLRATKGRRVEDRRARHDIAKYAVAFALGLSIVSAGLLVGWTLGWMLPPF; from the exons ATGATGGCAGCAGCAGAAGCAAGAGCTGCATGGCAGAAAACATCTAATCGGTACTTCGTCCAAGAAGATGCCAAAAGGGCTCCCAAGTTCACCTGCTGCCAGTCATCatcttcaacatccaaacaggtTAATGCTGGACCTACCAATACAGACGATGGGCAAGATCACCCTGCCTTGGGTTTTATGCCCCTTAACAGGAACCTTTCATTTTCCAATCTACCCCATGACACAAGATGGTGGCTCCAATTACATTCTAGCTATGGGTACCAAAAGGGTTTAACATATGAACAGTTAAGCGACTTAGAGGCCCGAGTTGATTCCATGAGAGTTGACACTGTGAAATCAACAACAAAGTTTGATGAGGTCCACCCACTAAAAGGAGACAATATTCATTTTGACGATCAGGACAACTGTGATTCTTCTCTTGATATGAAATGTAGTCTTTCTGCCATTTGTATGAATAAAGCTCCTGAAGTCGGAGAGCAAGAGGTAAAGGCTCTGTGTAGCAAGAATCCCGAGAAATGTCTTGAACTTATGGGTATGGATCCTTTTAGTTGTCCAGTTTCCAAACTACCTAACGAGTTTTGTTTAGATCCAGAATCTCCATGGATTGGTGGTGATAAGCCTGAGCCATGGTGGCGAATTACAGATAAAGACGAATTGGTCTCCTTGGTCCTCAAGAAGTCACATAACCATATTGAGAATTGCGATCTTCCCCCACCTCAGAAAATGTATGTTAGGACGCACCCATATGCTCATCTCGGGTGCCTTGACCGTGATGAAGCAATAGCGTCATCTTTTGGTAGGGAGGCCCGAACTGGTGGTATTCCCAATAGGAGTCATGCGCAGGGCTGTCCTGGTTCTGGGAAACCACATGGATACCAGGGGGCTTCTTCCGAAGAAGGGTGTTCACAGTATGGATCTGACAAGTCATTcag TTATAGTAGAAACCACAAGGATACACAAGTTTCTGAAAGTGACCATGGCAAAGCTCAGCTAATGGAAGCACTGTGCCGTTCTCAAACACGTGCAAGGGAATCCGAGACAATAGCAAAGCAGATTTATGCTGAGAAGGAGCACATTCATAAACTCTTTTTCAGACAAGCCGCCCAACTTTTTGTCTATAAGCAGTGGTTCCAACTACTGCTGCTAGAGACCCTTTACATCCAGATTGAGAAGAATGAGGGGTCGGTTTCCACTCTCTTCCCCATGTTCCTTCCATGGATGCCTTACAAAGGTCAGAAACAGCGAAAGAGCAGGCTAAGGGCTACAAAGGGGAGAAGAGTCGAGGATCGGCGAGCAAGGCATGATATCGCAAAGTATGCTGTTGCTTTTGCATTGGGGTTGAGTATTGTCAGTGCTGGCTTGCTCGTGGGTTGGACCCTAGGGTGGATGTTACCTCCTTTCTAG
- the LOC108986395 gene encoding oxysterol-binding protein-related protein 1C-like isoform X2, translating to MHPFCCLFTMSEQSQALHHIPPLPEATSARYDYSARTGNKQIHGDNNGDCGRILTKPRTTASPATVSHSAREQPVDVKINDIVGNGVSGILYKWVNYGKGWRPRWFVLQDGVLSYYKIHGPDRIVVNRDTEKGSKVIGEESIRRISRYHNGTSHLQQQLPRKPFGEIHLKVSSIRESKSDDKRFSIFTGTKKLHLRAEMREDREAWMEALQAVKDMFPRMSNSELMAPIDNFTMSTEKLRQRLLEEGVGEAAIQDSEQIMRSEFAVLQSQLVLLKQKQCLLIDTLRQLETEKVDLENTVVDESQRQCNDQGASSRLRQDKFNEEGSPSESEDDNERADAAEEETDDEENTFFDTRDFLSSSSFKSNGSDLRVSSFSSDDGGIAIEPEDDVDPSIRSVGTNYPHVKRRKKLPDPVEKEKAVSLWSMIKDNIGKDLTKICLPVYFNEPLSSLQKCFEDLEYSYLIDRAHEWGKRGNSLMRILNVAAFAVSGYSSTEGRICKPFNPLLGETYEADYPDKGLHFFSEKVSHHPVIVACHCEGTGWKFWGDSNLKSKFWGRSIQLDPVGILTLEFDDGEVFQWSKVTTSIYNLILGKLYCDHYGTMRIQGNYDYSCKLKFKEQSIIDRNPHQVHGVVQDRNGKTVATLFGKWDESMYYVIGDSSGKGKGCESLSDARLLWKRSKPPELLTRYNLTRFAITLNELTPGLKEKLPPTDSRLRPDQRYLENGEYEMANAEKLRLEQRQRQARRMQERGWKPRWFVKDKGSDTYRYLGGYWEARERGKWDSCPDIFGHIPSDQQSE from the exons ATGCATCCCTTCTGCTGCCTGTTCACCATGTCCGAGCAATCCCAGGCGCTCCACCACATACCGCCTCTCCCCGAGGCCACGTCGGCAAGATACGATTATAGTGCCCGAACCGGAAACAAACAAATCCACGGCGACAATAACGGGGATTGCGGAAGGATATTGACCAAGCCGCGAACGACGGCCTCGCCGGCGACGGTGTCTCACTCCGCAAGGGAGCAGCCGGTGGACGTGAAGATCAATGATATAGTGGGGAACGGCGTCTCGGGGATACTTTACAAGTGGGTGAATTACGGGAAAGGATGGAGGCCGCGGTGGTTCGTCTTGCAGGACGGCGTTTTATCGTACTATAAGATTCATGGACCCGATAGGATCGTGGTGAATCGAGACACCGAGAAAGGATCGAAGGTCATCGGCGAGGAGTCTATACGAAGGATTTCGAGGTACCATAATGGAACCTCGCATTTGCAGCAACAACTTCCCCGCAAACCCTTCGGCGAAATTCATCTCAAG GTTTCCTCAATTCGTGAAAGCAAATCAGATGACAAAAGATTCTCGATTTTCACTGGCACAAAGAAGCTCCATCTAAGGGCTGAGATGCGTGAAGATCGAGAAGCGTGGATGGAGGCATTGCAAGCTGTGAAGGACATGTTCCCACGTATGTCGAACAGCGAGCTGATGGCTCCCATAGATAATTTCACTATGTCAACCGAGAAGCTGAGACAGCGGCTTTTGGAAGAGGGTGTTGGAGAGGCAGCCATCCAGGACAGCGAGCAAATCATGAGGAGCGAGTTTGCGGTGCTGCAGAGCCAACTAGTGCTGCTAAAGCAGAAGCAGTGTCTCCTTATTGACACGTTGCGGCAACTAGAG ACAGAAAAAGTTGATCTGGAGAATACGGTGGTTGATGAGAGCCAAAGACAGTGCAATGATCAAGGGGCTTCTTCTAGATTAAGGCAAGACAAATTCAATG AAGAAGGAAGTCCTAGTGAATCTGAAGATGATAATGAAAGGGCTGATGCTGCAGAGGAAGAAAcagatgatgaagaaaatacattttttgaCACTCGTGACTTTCTGTCATCCAGCTCATTCAAAAGTAATGGGTCTGATTTGCGGGTATCATCTTTCTCTTCTGATGATGGTGGTATTGCAATTGAACCTGAAGATGATGTTGACCCTTCCATTAGATCTGTTGGAACTAACTATCCACATGTTAAGCGACGTAAGAAATTGCCTGACCCTGTTGAAAAAGAGAAGGCTGTTAGTCTTTGGTCAATGATTAAAGATAACATTGGAAAGGATCTCACAAAAATATGTCTTCCCGTTTACTTCAATGAGCCTCTCTCTTCCCTGCAAAAATGTTTTGAGGATTTGGAATATTCATATCTCATTGATCGAGCACATGAGTGGGGGAAAAGG GGTAATAGCCTCATGAGGATTCTTAATGTTGCTGCTTTTGCTGTTTCTGGATATTCTTCAACTGAAGGAAGAATATGCAAACCATTTAATCCATTATTAGGAGAAACCTACGAGGCTGATTATCCAGATAAAGGCCTCCACTTTTTCTCAGAGAAg GTCAGTCATCACCCTGTGATTGTTGCATGTCACTGTGAGGGAACGGGATGGAAATTCTGGGGGGATAGCAATTTAAAGAGCAAATTTTGGGGGCGATCAATTCAACTTGATCCCGTTGGTATTTTGACTTTGGAATTTGATGATGGGGAAGTGTTTCAGTGGAGTAAG GTCACAACATCAATATACAATCTCATTTTGGGAAAGCTGTATTGCGATCACTATGGTACAATGCGCATACAAGGAAATTATGATTATTCATGTAAGCTGAAATTCAAGGAGCAGTCGATCATTGACCGAAATCCTCACCAG GTACATGGTGTGGTTCAAGACAGGAATGGAAAAACGGTGGCAACTCTCTTCGGAAAGTGGGATGAAAGTATGTATTATGTGATAGGAGATTCTTCTGGGAAGGGGAAAGGATGTGAGTCTTTATCAGATGCCCGCCTGCTCTGGAAGCGAAGCAAGCCTCCCGAACTTCTCACTAGATATAACTTAACACGCTTTGCCATCACATTGAATGAGCTCACCCCTGGACTGAAG GAAAAATTGCCGCCTACGGATTCAAGGCTAAGACCTGATCAAAGGTATTTGGAAAATGGAGAGTATGAAATGGCAAATGCAGAGAAATTGCGTTTGGAGCAGCGGCAACGTCAG GCTCGAAGGATGCAAGAGCGGGGATGGAAACCACGGTGGTTTGTGAAAGATAAAGGGAGTGATACATACCGCTATCTTGGTGGGTATTGGGAAGCCAGAGAACGGGGAAAGTGGGATTCGTGTCCTGATATCTTTGGCCATATCCCATCTGATCAGCAGTCCGAGTAA
- the LOC108986395 gene encoding oxysterol-binding protein-related protein 1C-like isoform X1 has translation MHPFCCLFTMSEQSQALHHIPPLPEATSARYDYSARTGNKQIHGDNNGDCGRILTKPRTTASPATVSHSAREQPVDVKINDIVGNGVSGILYKWVNYGKGWRPRWFVLQDGVLSYYKIHGPDRIVVNRDTEKGSKVIGEESIRRISRYHNGTSHLQQQLPRKPFGEIHLKVSSIRESKSDDKRFSIFTGTKKLHLRAEMREDREAWMEALQAVKDMFPRMSNSELMAPIDNFTMSTEKLRQRLLEEGVGEAAIQDSEQIMRSEFAVLQSQLVLLKQKQCLLIDTLRQLETEKVDLENTVVDESQRQCNDQGASSRLRQDKFNEEGSPSESEDDNERADAAEEETDDEENTFFDTRDFLSSSSFKSNGSDLRVSSFSSDDGGIAIEPEDDVDPSIRSVGTNYPHVKRRKKLPDPVEKEKAVSLWSMIKDNIGKDLTKICLPVYFNEPLSSLQKCFEDLEYSYLIDRAHEWGKRVRMQGNSLMRILNVAAFAVSGYSSTEGRICKPFNPLLGETYEADYPDKGLHFFSEKVSHHPVIVACHCEGTGWKFWGDSNLKSKFWGRSIQLDPVGILTLEFDDGEVFQWSKVTTSIYNLILGKLYCDHYGTMRIQGNYDYSCKLKFKEQSIIDRNPHQVHGVVQDRNGKTVATLFGKWDESMYYVIGDSSGKGKGCESLSDARLLWKRSKPPELLTRYNLTRFAITLNELTPGLKEKLPPTDSRLRPDQRYLENGEYEMANAEKLRLEQRQRQARRMQERGWKPRWFVKDKGSDTYRYLGGYWEARERGKWDSCPDIFGHIPSDQQSE, from the exons ATGCATCCCTTCTGCTGCCTGTTCACCATGTCCGAGCAATCCCAGGCGCTCCACCACATACCGCCTCTCCCCGAGGCCACGTCGGCAAGATACGATTATAGTGCCCGAACCGGAAACAAACAAATCCACGGCGACAATAACGGGGATTGCGGAAGGATATTGACCAAGCCGCGAACGACGGCCTCGCCGGCGACGGTGTCTCACTCCGCAAGGGAGCAGCCGGTGGACGTGAAGATCAATGATATAGTGGGGAACGGCGTCTCGGGGATACTTTACAAGTGGGTGAATTACGGGAAAGGATGGAGGCCGCGGTGGTTCGTCTTGCAGGACGGCGTTTTATCGTACTATAAGATTCATGGACCCGATAGGATCGTGGTGAATCGAGACACCGAGAAAGGATCGAAGGTCATCGGCGAGGAGTCTATACGAAGGATTTCGAGGTACCATAATGGAACCTCGCATTTGCAGCAACAACTTCCCCGCAAACCCTTCGGCGAAATTCATCTCAAG GTTTCCTCAATTCGTGAAAGCAAATCAGATGACAAAAGATTCTCGATTTTCACTGGCACAAAGAAGCTCCATCTAAGGGCTGAGATGCGTGAAGATCGAGAAGCGTGGATGGAGGCATTGCAAGCTGTGAAGGACATGTTCCCACGTATGTCGAACAGCGAGCTGATGGCTCCCATAGATAATTTCACTATGTCAACCGAGAAGCTGAGACAGCGGCTTTTGGAAGAGGGTGTTGGAGAGGCAGCCATCCAGGACAGCGAGCAAATCATGAGGAGCGAGTTTGCGGTGCTGCAGAGCCAACTAGTGCTGCTAAAGCAGAAGCAGTGTCTCCTTATTGACACGTTGCGGCAACTAGAG ACAGAAAAAGTTGATCTGGAGAATACGGTGGTTGATGAGAGCCAAAGACAGTGCAATGATCAAGGGGCTTCTTCTAGATTAAGGCAAGACAAATTCAATG AAGAAGGAAGTCCTAGTGAATCTGAAGATGATAATGAAAGGGCTGATGCTGCAGAGGAAGAAAcagatgatgaagaaaatacattttttgaCACTCGTGACTTTCTGTCATCCAGCTCATTCAAAAGTAATGGGTCTGATTTGCGGGTATCATCTTTCTCTTCTGATGATGGTGGTATTGCAATTGAACCTGAAGATGATGTTGACCCTTCCATTAGATCTGTTGGAACTAACTATCCACATGTTAAGCGACGTAAGAAATTGCCTGACCCTGTTGAAAAAGAGAAGGCTGTTAGTCTTTGGTCAATGATTAAAGATAACATTGGAAAGGATCTCACAAAAATATGTCTTCCCGTTTACTTCAATGAGCCTCTCTCTTCCCTGCAAAAATGTTTTGAGGATTTGGAATATTCATATCTCATTGATCGAGCACATGAGTGGGGGAAAAGGGTACGTATGCAA GGTAATAGCCTCATGAGGATTCTTAATGTTGCTGCTTTTGCTGTTTCTGGATATTCTTCAACTGAAGGAAGAATATGCAAACCATTTAATCCATTATTAGGAGAAACCTACGAGGCTGATTATCCAGATAAAGGCCTCCACTTTTTCTCAGAGAAg GTCAGTCATCACCCTGTGATTGTTGCATGTCACTGTGAGGGAACGGGATGGAAATTCTGGGGGGATAGCAATTTAAAGAGCAAATTTTGGGGGCGATCAATTCAACTTGATCCCGTTGGTATTTTGACTTTGGAATTTGATGATGGGGAAGTGTTTCAGTGGAGTAAG GTCACAACATCAATATACAATCTCATTTTGGGAAAGCTGTATTGCGATCACTATGGTACAATGCGCATACAAGGAAATTATGATTATTCATGTAAGCTGAAATTCAAGGAGCAGTCGATCATTGACCGAAATCCTCACCAG GTACATGGTGTGGTTCAAGACAGGAATGGAAAAACGGTGGCAACTCTCTTCGGAAAGTGGGATGAAAGTATGTATTATGTGATAGGAGATTCTTCTGGGAAGGGGAAAGGATGTGAGTCTTTATCAGATGCCCGCCTGCTCTGGAAGCGAAGCAAGCCTCCCGAACTTCTCACTAGATATAACTTAACACGCTTTGCCATCACATTGAATGAGCTCACCCCTGGACTGAAG GAAAAATTGCCGCCTACGGATTCAAGGCTAAGACCTGATCAAAGGTATTTGGAAAATGGAGAGTATGAAATGGCAAATGCAGAGAAATTGCGTTTGGAGCAGCGGCAACGTCAG GCTCGAAGGATGCAAGAGCGGGGATGGAAACCACGGTGGTTTGTGAAAGATAAAGGGAGTGATACATACCGCTATCTTGGTGGGTATTGGGAAGCCAGAGAACGGGGAAAGTGGGATTCGTGTCCTGATATCTTTGGCCATATCCCATCTGATCAGCAGTCCGAGTAA